From the genome of Vicia villosa cultivar HV-30 ecotype Madison, WI linkage group LG2, Vvil1.0, whole genome shotgun sequence, one region includes:
- the LOC131647891 gene encoding small ribosomal subunit protein eS25y-like — protein MAPKKEKAPPPSSKPAKSGGGKQKKKKWSKGKQKEKVNNMVLFDQGTYDKLLTEAPKYKLITPSVLSDRLRINGSLARRAIKDLMARGLIRLVSAHASQQIYTRATNT, from the exons ATG GCACCGAAGAAGGAGAAGGCACCACCACCGTCGTCAAAGCCGGCGAAATCCGGAGGAGgaaaacagaagaagaagaaatggagCAAGGGTAAGCAAAAGGAAAAGGTCAACAACATGGTCTTGTTTGACCAAGGTACCTACGATAAGCTTCTCACTGAAGCTCCTAAGTATAAACTCATTACTCCATCGGTTCTTTCTGATCGTCTCAGG ATTAATGGATCTTTGGCACGTCGTGCAATCAAAGATTTGATGGCAAGAGGTTTGATTAGGTTGGTTTCTGCTCATGCTAGCCAACAGATTTACACCAGAGCAACTAATACATAA
- the LOC131653538 gene encoding N-carbamoylputrescine amidase, which yields MEDKGRKVVVSALQFACTDDVSTNVATAERLVRDAHKLGANIVLIQELFEGYYFCQAQREDYIQRAKPYKDHPTITRMQKLAKELGVVIPVSFFEEANNAHYNSIAIIDADGTDLGIYRKSHIPDGPGYEEKFYFNPGDTGFKVFQTKYAKIGVAICWDQWFPETARAMALQGAEILFYPTAIGSEPHDQSIDSREHWKRVMQGHAGANLVPLVASNRIGSEIIETEHGKSEIKFYGNSFIAGPTGEIVSIADDKEEAVLIAEFDLDKIKSTRHCWGVFRDRRPDLYKVLLTLDGKNPVP from the exons ATGGAAGACAAGGGTAGAAAAGTGGTTGTTTCCGCTCTTCAATTTGCTTGCACCGATGATGTCTCAACCAATGTCGCCACCGCCGAAAG ACTTGTTCGAGATGCTCATAAACTTGGTGCAAACATTGTTCTCATTCAG GAACTCTTTGAAGGTTATTACTTCTGTCAGGCACAAAGAGAGGATTACATTCAAAGAGCTAAGCCCTATAAGGACCATCCTACAATTACGAG GATGCAGAAACTTGCGAAAGAGTTGGGCGTAGTCATACCAGTTAGCTTCTTTGAGGAGGCAAACAATGCTCATTATAACTCAATAGCCATTATTGATGCTGATGGAACAGATCTTGGAATTTATAGAAAATCTCATATTCCAGATGGACCAG GTTatgaagaaaagttttattttaatCCGGGTGACACTGGATTTAAG GTTTTCCAGACAAAATATGCAAAAATTGGAGTCG CTATTTGCTGGGATCAGTGGTTTCCAGAGACAGCCCGAGCAATGGCGCTTCAAGGTgctgaaattttattttatccaactgcTATTGGATCTGAACCTCACGATCAAAGCATTGATTCTCGTGAACATTGGAAACGAGTAATGCAAGGACATGCTGGGGCCAATCTG GTACCTCTCGTGGCTTCAAATAGGATAGGAAGTGAGATAATTGAAACTGAGCATGGAAAAAGTGAGATAAAGTTTTATGGAAACTCCTTCATAGCAG GACCTACTGGAGAAATTGTTTCAATTGCTGATGATAAAGAGGAAGCCGTTCTTATTGCTGAATTTGATTTGGACAAAATCAAATCCACGAGGCATTGTTGGGGGGTATTCCGTGACCGGCGTCCAGATCTATATAAGGTGCTTTTAACATTAGACGGAAAGAATCCTGTTCCTTAA
- the LOC131653539 gene encoding protein FAF-like, chloroplastic, with protein sequence MATCERSLQHIFDNLLPENPTLLESLSLNKIKHVKSLESSSSTCTEIFGELHFKESSPASPTTETNNTKLNENKDSESSDTSQTPSSASFSITQITSHANSRDKSSGSFSWLSSESMHLCTEGLGFESSDDVEDSKSGINEHWQIDQNEKRVEHRLSSRNHSYGECRRSRVSGYPPPISIMRRTGKPGVYFRSYRDNGRFVLEEVRIPTQEFLRAYREDGRLKLQFVHPPEDEFTEEEGEEEDDTGSIDDEREDIGKEDDDCVTHHSNEKEIA encoded by the coding sequence ATGGCAACCTGTGAGAGGAGCCTGCAACACATCTTTGATAACCTATTGCCAGAAAATCCAACACTACTAGAATCCCTTTCATTGAACAAAATTAAACATGTAAAATCCTTAGAGTCCTCTTCCTCCACTTGTACTGAGATATTTGGTGAACTCCATTTCAAGGAATCATCACCAGCTTCACCAACAACAGAGACAAACAACACAAAGCTCAACGAGAACAAAGACTCTGAGTCTTCTGATACTAGTCAAACTCCATCTTCAGCTTCTTTTTCAATTACTCAAATAACAAGCCATGCCAACAGCAGGGACAAAAGCAGTGGCAGCTTTTCATGGTTGAGTTCTGAAAGCATGCATCTTTGCACGGAGGGTCTTGGTTTCGAGAGCTCGGATGATGTTGAGGACTCAAAGAGTGGGATAAATGAACATTGGCAAATTGATCAAAACGAGAAACGTGTCGAACATCGTTTATCTTCAAGAAATCATTCTTATGGAGAATGTAGGAGGTCAAGGGTTAGTGGATACCCTCCTCCCATTTCAATCATGAGGAGAACAGGGAAGCCTGGGGTTTATTTCAGGTCTTATAGGGATAATGGAAGATTTGTCCTCGAAGAGGTAAGGATACCGACACAAGAGTTCCTTCGTGCTTATAGAGAGGATGGAAGGCTCAAGCTGCAGTTTGTTCATCCTCCAGAGGACGAGTTTACGGAAGAGGAAGGGGAAGAAGAGGATGATACAGGAAGCATAGATGATGAAAGAGAAGATATTGGAAAAGAAGATGATGATTGTGTAACACATCATTCAAATGAAAAAGAGATTGCTTGA